In Oryza sativa Japonica Group chromosome 1, ASM3414082v1, the genomic stretch CATGTGTTGTAATTATGGATAGGTGACCTAGGTCGTCCTCTGATGTAGGGCTGTAGTTTCTGACATACAGGCTCTGGAATAGCAAGGAGTAGAGAACAGGTGCTGTCTGATGTAATGATCGTTGTAGGCTCTGATGTAATGATCATTGTAGGCTGCTAACCTTGTAATGAACTCTAGCTATGTACCTGTCTAATTGTTTTGATGTGATGCTCAAGATAACTTATGTCTTGAATGTCAACATTGCAACATTCAGacaattgatctactaaaggaactATCAGAAACAAAATTAGCTGTGAAATTTAGCATCTGTTGTAACGCATACGCAAGAGCACGATCTTACTTTACAGTTTTCGAGTTTATATGATGGATGCATTTGCCTACAAGCGGATGAATGTGCACCATGTTCGTGATCGTTTGACCAGCCGTAGTCATCTCGTCTCTGAACAGAAATACAATCTGTCAAGATTAAAACATGATTAAAATCAATTGTTCCATTCGGAAATTCTTATCTCCAATCAGAAAAACGAACTGTCAAAACTAAATCACCATCTAAACATGTTTCTTAGACAAGTACTCAACTATATTATTGTTTTCACCATCTAAACATGTTTCTTAGACAAGTACCCAACTATATAATAACAATACTATCTTCATTTTagaaaatttaatttctaggttTAAACTTGGATATATCTTGTGTTCATATTCGTAGCCATAAGTCTTTTTCTATTCTagggacaattgcttatttAACTATGTTTCAAACCAAACTACCAACAGAGGTATTATATAATAACAGCATAATATAAGAAAAACAATACAGATGAAGGCGTATGTTGTTTAGGCCTCTATTCGTATATGCacttccattccaaaatataataacttttagctatCTTTTACTtcttcatttcaaaatataagaaccgaAAATTAGATGGGACACATCCTATTAGTACAAACTTAAGTTTAGTAGTAGTTGGATGCGTCCCATTTAGTCCTAGGATTCATAGTTTGACAAAGTGAGTATAGCTTAACTGGTTACATTCCGTGTGATGGAACCAGCTCACTCGAGTTCAAGTCGACTTAGCATAAATGCTCGTATTTAGGTCTAATTATTTTTCAGTAATAGCGGGATGTACATGTACACAGCGAGTAAGACGGTTATGATGACtttgtcaatctcaagatatgctcATAGGGGATAGGATGTGCCGCGAGGCATCCATGATGAATTCCGCGAGTATTACCGTTTGTATTGtgtttatgaaaaatatttatagttagaaatatttatatcttATGTTGGAGGTAGTACTATGTTATCCCATAAGTTTATACGGTAAATCTTCGTTAGATTACACCAGTTTTACGGCTAAATTGTCTCGGAGGGACGCAAAGCAGTCACGCAGGGGCGCTGGGCGCCTGGGCCTTTCGCACTTGCTTTTTGCAGCGCCCAGCCCAGCTTCGCTTCGCCGTCCCGCTTACCCTCAatggccgccgccatcctccgcgccgccctccgccggagCCGTCCAGCTGCCGCggccctcctccaccaccgtccCCTCCCGTCCTCTCGAAGCCTCCCGCCTCTTCCTTCTCTCGGTAAGTCCCCCCTCTCCGCTCTCGAACCAAACCCCCTaaaccctctcctccctcctcgtctCACCGTCCCACTCCCCAACGCAGGCCGGagttctcctctcctctcccgatTTCCAGGCTCCGCCGGATTCGTGTACTCCACCGTAGCGGATGAGTCGACCGCTCCCGTGAAGCCCAAGGGCAAGGCCAGGAAGAACCCCATGAAGCAGTCCCGCTTCGACTTCACCAAGGTGGACGCCGCGCTCCTACCCACCGTCATCCTCGTCGGCCGACCCAACGTTGGCAAGTCCGCCCTATTCAACCGGTGAGAGACGCCCCCCTTCGTAGTTTGCTTGTGTATCGTGAGGTCGGCATTTCCACGAACACGTTTTAGGTTACTCCACTTTGTTTTCTTACCGCTTCCTACTAGTAGAAAATTCGCGGTGCAAGATAACCCTTTCTTACAATTGTAACTTATGGTTGCCGCCATCTTAATGATACTGCACATTTAAACCCCTTATCATTTTCTGAATTTACTTAACTTGCATTTTCatacacattttaatttttatgataGCATGTATTTACCTTCTCTAATATTTTGCATTTTGCAATAACGCATGCAACctattatgtattttttttattacatcaAGTATGTTGGTACGTTTCCTTGGAAGCTTTATGTATTTCATCATTTCATGAATCATTCACCACAATTTGGTCTGCGTACATACTGACAAATGTCTCATCATTGTACTACTCTGATCAGTTTATGCGCTTTGGCATTGCAGCGTGCATTGTTTGCCACTATCTTGTTCTCTTGAAATGTTTGCTTCTGACTTAGAGGTTTTGATTATCGAAACTAGATTTATACGAAGGAGGGAGGCATTGGTGTACAATACACCTGGGGACCATGTCACCCGTGACATTCGTGAAGGAGTTGCCAAGCTTGGTGATCTCCGTTTCCGTGTGCTTGACTCGGCTGGACTTGAGACAGCAGCAACATCTGGTAGCATCCTTGCTCGAACAGCTGACATGACTGGGAATGTGTTAGCTAGATCTCAATTTGCTATTTTCTTGATTGATGTCAGGTGAGTAGGCTATGGCTTGATTTCAATTTTCAAGTTCTCATTGTTGAGTCAATTTTAAGTGTTGGCACTTGTTGCCTATTAAAAGAGCAATGCTCTGTTTAGGGATGGTCTGCAGCCACTGGATCTTGAGGTTGGACAATGGCTGCGGAGACATGCATCTGGGATACATACCATTGTAGCAATGAACAAGTCTGAGTCACTTGATGAGCATGGAGTGCTGACTGCGGCTGCTGGAGAAGCCCATAGGTTGGGTTTTGGTGACCCAGTTGCAATATCTGCAGAGACAGGCCTGGGGATGGCAGAGCTTTATGAGACACTAAGGCCATTGTTTGAGGACTACATGTTTCAGCTAACAAACAGTAAGTACTCTTTTGTTATTGATCATTTGTGTTGATGTTTGGTAACATGACTGACTCCATGCTTCCTCCTTGGTCAAGCATCTTTACCTTCTACTGTCATACTGATCGAGAGACATTTAGTACAATATTCACCTCTATGATGAATTCTTCTTAGCAGAATGTTTAGGTATCAAGGCTTCTCTAAACAATATCATATCTTCATCTGGTAAATCTGTCCCTTTTATTCTGCCCAAGTAGAAATGATATCTTGACAGTTGGGACtaccttatttttttatttgcatgcaCATTACTGGAGGAACTGGTTTGTTTGTTATGGAGGGATCAACAAATGAGTGACCACAACCTATTGAGTTCAAGGCAATAGTCTTTTGTGTTTGCTTATAATGCTATACTTTCTCTCAAGCAAACTGTATTGCCATTTACGAACAAATTATTCATGAATTACACTCAAATATGATAGATGGACTCAACCAAGATGACCCTACCTCTGAGGCTGAGACGGAAGCCCATGAAGGTGATGAAAGCAAGTTACCTTTGCAATTGGCAATTGTTGGGCGTCCTAATGTTGGGAAGTCTACCCTGCTGAATACCTTGTTGCAAGAACAAAGAGTTCTGGTTGGCCCCGAGGCAGGCTTAACAAGGGACTCTATTCGGACTCAGTTTCAGTTTGACAATCGAACTGTATATTTGGTAATTCCTTTTTATGAGTtcaatattatatttttcaCTTTTATTTCTTGTATTggccatatatatatgtgcttgTGTTGTGAACTTTAGTGGTCTTACACTATGATGTGTCACACAGCCTTTTTGCGAGAACATAATGATTAtttgtttaaaaatattatCTAGTTGGAGTGTGTCAAATTCACTCAAAGTTGCGATTGCATGGTGCAATCTAGGAGCTCATATCATAATGTCCATGCAAGCTACTTATCTGAACGGAGTCATCAttttcatttttcctttttttcgtgGTGCAGGTGGACACTGCAGGTTGGATGGAAAGGTCAGGAAAGGAGAAAGGTCCAGCATCGTTGAGCGTGGTGCAGTCAAGAAAGAATCTGATGAGAGCTCATATTGTAGCTCTTGTTCTGGATGGAGAAAAGGTACTTAATTTCATCCTGATGTGCTCTGAGCCAATGACCTGCATATTTCTTACTATGCTTCTTTCTATATGGTTAAGGGATAACATTTTCAATGCTCCCCTGTTCTGTAGtttgtgtcttttttttttcataacgaAGAACTCCAAGTGAATATCTTTTACTACGGGTTTCTGGTGCCATGTTATTAATGTGGCATATATTCATGCCCCTTTggaatgtggaaaaaaaaaatcctgattTGCACTTGAGCAGGGCGTGCTATTCAACATTTCAACCTCTCAAGCCATGATTTGCTAATGGAGGCATCACTACATGTGTATGACTTTTGTCTGAATATTTGAGGGAATAAACAATAACTCAATTGATTGTGGTGTTCTTCTTTACCAATTGCATTTGCTAGATCACCTGGGTTATCTGCTCTTTAACCTTGATATGCATAAGTTCTATGTCAACTTGCCAAGTACAAAGAGTCAGACAGAGGATGAACAACCTCATCAAGCATGTTAACGTTGTTTATGTACTCTGCTAGAAACTAAGTTGCATTAGTCATGGGGCTGCACTACTAAAGTGCTAGTATTGGATGTGTTGGTGGTTGTAAATCATAGTTGATGTGCTTTTCACATTTATGGCGAGTGCCACCACCTTTTTATGTAAAATACATGTGAAATTTGGTCCAGTGCCAGTAATATTTTGTACAGTCATTTATTTTGTAACAATCGCCTCCTCAATACTATTACTTCTTAACCGTAGTTCTGTTTAATGTACTGAATTTAGTTTTTGTAAGCTTGATGTTGTAATGTCAGTCCTATTTCAAACTAGTAAGCATCAGAAGCATCATAGTCAATGTTTAAATTGAATATACCAGTCTGATACTTTGCATGTCTATGCATTTGCTGTCATTTGATTTTTAACGGCCAATGCCATAACAAATCTTTATTAATTTGTAGATTGCAAAGTCTAAAAGTAGCATGAATCACCCTGAAGTTCTGATAGCACGGCAAGCAATAGAAGAAGGTCGTGGACTTGTTGTGATTGTCAACAAAATGGATCTTCTTAGGGAAAACCGACCATTGTTTGACAAAGTGATAGATGCTGTTCCTAAAGAAATCCAGACAGTTATTCCCCAGGTTTGCTTTCTTGTTGTACTAACCTACAACCTTGACCTATATACTGCTAACATGATTGCACAGACACTGGAAACTTTTGTGTAATTTCTGCTAAGTATTATCTAATTATCTTGGAGACTTTCATTTCCAATTGATTCTGGGAAAGCTTTCTGATTATTTGTTCTTTAGTTGAAACCTTGCCAAGTTTATAATCAGTTTTTTCAGCAACAAGCTTGATGTTTTATTATCAGTTTAGTGCTTTCTGAGTATTACTCATGTAGATGCTTTACTTTGTTTGCCGATGGAGTACGAGAAATGGAAGATTGAAGTTTCTTTGTTTTGGTTGTTATTGCACATGGAGATGTCTTGCTCTGTCTACTGACGGAATGTAGATATTGAGATTCATTTTGATGGATCTTCCATGTTCTTGATTGACAAACCATGATTTCTTTAGTGTCTGCTAATGGCTGGAAATGTGCAATCTAATCTCTGGCTTATTTTTTTGACCTTTCCAGAGCACGTTGCATATCTATTAATGATTTAGTGTAGTAATATCATTATGAAATATGAAGTGTTGCTTTTCCAGTGCATTTCGTATAACTTTTGATTCACTAAAAAGGGAGAATTACAGTGAACCATTTTACCAGAATATATCAGTAGTTTGCTTCATATTTTGACAGGGGACCACGTGACAAAATATactaatcttctcctatttctgGCAGGTTACAGGAATACCAGTTGTGTTTATGTCTGCATTGGAGGGTAGGGGGCGGATTGCTGTCATGCGCCAGGTTATAGATACTTATGAGAAATGGTGTTTAAGGTTGTCGACCTCACGGCTGAACCGTTGGTTGCGTAAGGTAAACATCTTGCTCAAGTGTTCGGTGCTTACATTGGCATTACAGAACTTGCTTTTAGGGTGTGTGACAAGTAGGAATTGCAAGTGACATGGTTGTTGAGGCGTCGCTATAGCGCTAAGGCACTCCCAGGGGTCAAGGCGTCCCTCCGCCTTAAGGGCATAacacagagagggagagagggagaggttaAGGCAGCAGCAACTTCCCCTTCTTCCTTGTTCTCTGCTCCATGTCATCCCCCATCTTACTCCCCCTTAGCTCTGGTCTCCACtacctttcttttctctccctgTACCAGATTGATTTGAGTCAGGGGAGCAGCCAGATCCATCCAAGTCAGGGAAGGAGCACATGCAGAGTGGAGTGCTGGATTCATTCTGAATCAGCAGGGAAGGAGCGCAGAAAGAGGAGAAGAGCTTGCGCAAGGAAGAAGAAGCGACATCAAGGTGGTGCTGTGAGAGGAGAGACTCGCCTGACACTGTGTTAGGGCTATCTCTTTGAACTTTGGGTGGCATGGGCTTTGTGGGCGACATGAGCTTTCTGGGCTGGTCTGCAGGGCTaattttctctctccctcttctaatCGCTACTAATAGTGTGGATTATAGCAGTAAGGCGAGGATGGATCGCCTCAGGTCGCCTTACGCCTTAACAACCATGGCAAGTGATGTAAATGTAGGATAGCAACAAGCACTCCTTCTGTCCAGAAATACAAGGACATCTAGAGTTTGAAATCTGTCCAATAATTTGAGGACATCCCCATCTACTTCCCCatatcaaccaatcacaaccatcctTCACCTCAACCTTAATCTCTCTAAAAAACCCCCCTCCAGATATCCTTATATTCTTGGAAGGGAGTAGTAACTTAAATATGTGCTGTTAGATTGAATTTTGATGGTGTATGGCTGCATATTAAAGTGAGTTACCTTCACTAGGTGGGATTTTGTGCTTGCAAAATGGAATAACTAGGGGGTTGTTCAGAAATATCAATTTGTACTGTAGTGGTTGATCTAAGCCATCTGTACTTAGGGATGTCAGATTTccatagttcttttttttttctcaggacTAGTTCTTATTAGATATCATTGCCATTCTCTACTTTGACCACATGTTTAAATTATTGATCGCCAGTCTTTTATGTCACTTCGACATTTACATTAGTCTTCCTTTGAATTCCCCGTGACAGGTTATGAGCAGACATTCCTGGAAAGACTCAGCTACCCAGCCAAAAGTGAAGTACTTCACTCAGGTGAAAGCACGGCCACCGACGTTCGTTGCCTTTATGAGTGGGAAGGTTCAGCTATCTGATACAGATATAAGGTTCTTGACAAAATCTCTCAAAGAAGATTTCGACATTGGAGGGATACCAATCCGGGTTgtacagcgcaccattcctagAAAAGAGACTGTAAAAAGCAACAGCAGGAATACCGGTCCTAGGATCAATACCAGGATGAGAACAGATAAAAGGACAACAGTATGTGAACCCACTACGTCATAGAGGATGCTGGCACGACGTACTACGAGCTAACCCTACAGAAGGGCGGCAATCTTCAGTGGTTGCTTTGTTATGAAGGTGACCTAGCTGATGGAAGAGAAACTGCTGCGTTTCAGTCAAAAAATGTAGCCAGTGGTTTAGCTAGCTTTGCTGCCTGCACCGAAGTGATCAAGATGGTAGCCGTTTGCTGATTGTTGAGAAGAAAGGAAAGCAATCTAACCGTGATGTGGTGATACTAATTTCTCCTGAGAACCGTGGAAAGGTGCGTCCTCTGCTTCGATTATCGAAGCCTGAAGGCAACGGCTGTGGTAGTGTTTTCGACAAAGCACAATGGATGGAGTATGACATCGAACTTATTTGTCAGGATGAAATCATGTTCTGTATTGTACAGAGAATAGACAAAAGGTGTTCTGAGTTTCGACCCATTCGGAGCTTCACCTAACAAAATAAAACTAGTGTGTTTGTACGGATAATCTGGATGTTAAGGCATTGACTTGAAACAACGTTTAACCAATTACTGCACTGCAGCTAATTAATCCTAGACGACTCGAAATCAATCAAGTTATCAACCTCCCTAGCCTCTCACACCTCACAGGAGATGAGATTAGGagagtaattaatcagtagAGGAGAGAAGGCAACACGAGGTAGAGCCAAAAGCGTGCTAAGCTAATCCCTCGCCGAAGCAACGCACCCACCACCCGCAAATCCCCCAGATTCCAAGCCCAAATCCAACGAAACGCTCTCCCACCCCTCATCGCCACCGTGACTTTTTTAACAGCAGCGCCGCTCTCTCCCGGCGCCATCCACCGCCATGCCGCGCGgccgctccaccaccaccaccacctcctcgtcggcgtccaaCCCCTTCCACGCCTTCGCCTccaccctccccttcctcccctccccgtccccgtccccaacctccgcctcgccctcgccctcgcccccGGCTCCCCACCTCGCCGTCCCTCTCATCCTccccatcacctcctcctcctccgcctccgccgccgcggcttccCCCGAGTCGAACCGTGGGGCGCggatggccgcggcggcgtcaggCGGCAAGGCGGGGGGTGGAGGTGGTTTGGGGAAGGGCGGGGGCCCCGCGTTCGTGGGGCAGGTGTTCAC encodes the following:
- the LOC9266550 gene encoding uncharacterized protein — encoded protein: MAAAILRAALRRSRPAAAALLHHRPLPSSRSLPPLPSLGRSSPLLSRFPGSAGFVYSTVADESTAPVKPKGKARKNPMKQSRFDFTKVDAALLPTVILVGRPNVGKSALFNRFIRRREALVYNTPGDHVTRDIREGVAKLGDLRFRVLDSAGLETAATSGSILARTADMTGNVLARSQFAIFLIDVRDGLQPLDLEVGQWLRRHASGIHTIVAMNKSESLDEHGVLTAAAGEAHRLGFGDPVAISAETGLGMAELYETLRPLFEDYMFQLTNNGLNQDDPTSEAETEAHEGDESKLPLQLAIVGRPNVGKSTLLNTLLQEQRVLVGPEAGLTRDSIRTQFQFDNRTVYLVDTAGWMERSGKEKGPASLSVVQSRKNLMRAHIVALVLDGEKIAKSKSSMNHPEVLIARQAIEEGRGLVVIVNKMDLLRENRPLFDKVIDAVPKEIQTVIPQVTGIPVVFMSALEGRGRIAVMRQVIDTYEKWCLRLSTSRLNRWLRKVMSRHSWKDSATQPKVKYFTQVKARPPTFVAFMSGKVQLSDTDIRFLTKSLKEDFDIGGIPIRVVQRTIPRKETVKSNSRNTGPRINTRMRTDKRTTVCEPTTS